A region of Arabidopsis thaliana chromosome 5, partial sequence DNA encodes the following proteins:
- the ILL1 gene encoding IAA-leucine resistant (ILR)-like 1 (IAA-leucine resistant (ILR)-like 1 (ILL1); FUNCTIONS IN: metallopeptidase activity, IAA-amino acid conjugate hydrolase activity; INVOLVED IN: proteolysis, auxin metabolic process; LOCATED IN: endomembrane system; CONTAINS InterPro DOMAIN/s: Peptidase M20 (InterPro:IPR002933), Peptidase M20D, mername-AA028/carboxypeptidase Ss1 (InterPro:IPR017439), Peptidase M20, dimerisation (InterPro:IPR011650), Peptidase M20D, amidohydrolase (InterPro:IPR010168); BEST Arabidopsis thaliana protein match is: IAA-leucine resistant (ILR)-like 2 (TAIR:AT5G56660.1); Has 13181 Blast hits to 13171 proteins in 2001 species: Archae - 137; Bacteria - 9700; Metazoa - 62; Fungi - 245; Plants - 308; Viruses - 0; Other Eukaryotes - 2729 (source: NCBI BLink).), translated as MALNNFLTFQLLLLLLRVSSESPWIVAGDVSRIPINFLELAKSPEVFDSMVRIRRKIHENPELGYEEFETSKFIRSELDLIGVKYRFPVAITGIIGYIGTGEPPFVALRADMDALPIQEAVEWEHKSKNPGKMHACGHDGHVAMLLGAAKILQQHRQHLQGTVVLIFQPAEEGLSGAKMMREEGALKNVEAIFGIHLSPRTPFGKAASLAGSFMAGAGAFEAVITGKGGHAAIPQHTIDPVVAASSIVLSLQHLVSRETDPSDSKVVTVTKVNGGNAFNVIPDSITIGGTLRAFTGFTQLQERIKEIITKQAAVHRCNASVNLAPNGNQPMPPTVNNMDLYKKFKKVVRDLLGQEAFVEAVPEMGSEDFSYFAETIPGHFSLLGMQDETQGYASSHSPHYRINEDVLPYGAAIHATMAVQYLKDKASKGSVSGFHDEL; from the exons ATGGCTCTAAACAACTTTTTGACTTTCCAACTACTCCTTCTTCTACTTCGTGTTTCATCGGAATCTCCATGGATCGTCGCCGGAGATGTGTCTCGAATCCCGATCAATTTCCTCGAATTAGCAAAGAGCCCGGAGGTTTTCGATTCAATGGTGAGAATCAGAAGGAAAATCCACGAGAATCCTGAGCTGGGATACGAGGAATTCGAAACTAGTAAGTTCATTAGGTCGGAGCTTGACCTTATCGGAGTTAAGTATAGGTTTCCGGTAGCTATCACCGGTATTATCGGATATATCGGTACCGGAGAACCACCATTCGTCGCTCTAAGAGCAGATATGGATGCTTTGCCTATTCAG GAAGCTGTTGAGTGGGAGCACAAGAGCAAAAATCCTGGAAAAATGCATGCTTGTGGACATGATGGTCATGTTGCTATGCTTCTTGGTGCTGCTAAGATACTTCAACAACATCGCCAACATTTGCAG ggAACTGTGGTGCTTATCTTTCAGCCAGCTGAGGAAGGTTTGAGTGGAGCAAAGAtgatgagagaagaaggagcGTTGAAGAACGTTGAAGCTATTTTTGGTATACATCTTTCCCCCCGGACTCCCTTTGGGAAAGCTGCTTCACTTGCAGGTTCATTTATGGCTGGAGCTGGAGCTTTCGAGGCTGTAATCACTGGGAAAGGAGGTCATGCTGCCATCCCTCAGCATACAATAGATCCTGTTGTTGCAGCTTCAAGCATTGTCCTCAGTCTTCAACACTTGGTTTCACGTGAAACTGACCCTTCGGATTCAAAG GTGGTCACAGTTACTAAGGTTAATGGAGGCAACGCGTTCAATGTCATCCCTGATTCAATCACCATAGGAGGAACTCTTCGAGCCTTTACCGGGTTTACTCAGCTTCAGGAGAGAATCAAAGAG ATTATTACAAAGCAAGCAGCCGTTCACCGATGCAATGCGTCCGTGAATCTAGCACCCAATGGTAACCAACCGATGCCACCAACTGTGAACAACATGGACTTATACAAGAAATTCAAGAAGGTGGTTAGGGATTTGTTGGGTCAAGAAGCTTTTGTGGAAGCAGTGCCTGAAATGGGATCCGAGGACTTCTCATACTTTGCAGAAACAATCCCGGGCCATTTCTCCCTCTTGGGAATGCAAGATGAGACCCAAGGTTATGCGTCGTCTCATTCACCACACTATAGAATCAACGAGGATGTTCTTCCTTACGGAGCTGCTATCCATGCAACGATGGCAGTACAGTACCTCAAAGATAAGGCTTCTAAAGGTTCTGTCTCAGGCTTTCATGACGAACTCTAA
- the ILL1 gene encoding IAA-leucine resistant (ILR)-like 1 encodes MALNNFLTFQLLLLLLRVSSESPWIVAGDVSRIPINFLELAKSPEVFDSMVRIRRKIHENPELGYEEFETSKFIRSELDLIGVKYRFPVAITGIIGYIGTGEPPFVALRADMDALPIQEAVEWEHKSKNPGKMHACGHDGHVAMLLGAAKILQQHRQHLQGTVVLIFQPAEEGLSGAKMMREEGALKNVEAIFGIHLSPRTPFGKAASLAGSFMAGAGAFEAVITGKGGHAAIPQHTIDPVVAASSIVLSLQHLVSRETDPSDSKVVTVTKVNGGNAFNVIPDSITIGGTLRAFTGFTQLQERIKEVI; translated from the exons ATGGCTCTAAACAACTTTTTGACTTTCCAACTACTCCTTCTTCTACTTCGTGTTTCATCGGAATCTCCATGGATCGTCGCCGGAGATGTGTCTCGAATCCCGATCAATTTCCTCGAATTAGCAAAGAGCCCGGAGGTTTTCGATTCAATGGTGAGAATCAGAAGGAAAATCCACGAGAATCCTGAGCTGGGATACGAGGAATTCGAAACTAGTAAGTTCATTAGGTCGGAGCTTGACCTTATCGGAGTTAAGTATAGGTTTCCGGTAGCTATCACCGGTATTATCGGATATATCGGTACCGGAGAACCACCATTCGTCGCTCTAAGAGCAGATATGGATGCTTTGCCTATTCAG GAAGCTGTTGAGTGGGAGCACAAGAGCAAAAATCCTGGAAAAATGCATGCTTGTGGACATGATGGTCATGTTGCTATGCTTCTTGGTGCTGCTAAGATACTTCAACAACATCGCCAACATTTGCAG ggAACTGTGGTGCTTATCTTTCAGCCAGCTGAGGAAGGTTTGAGTGGAGCAAAGAtgatgagagaagaaggagcGTTGAAGAACGTTGAAGCTATTTTTGGTATACATCTTTCCCCCCGGACTCCCTTTGGGAAAGCTGCTTCACTTGCAGGTTCATTTATGGCTGGAGCTGGAGCTTTCGAGGCTGTAATCACTGGGAAAGGAGGTCATGCTGCCATCCCTCAGCATACAATAGATCCTGTTGTTGCAGCTTCAAGCATTGTCCTCAGTCTTCAACACTTGGTTTCACGTGAAACTGACCCTTCGGATTCAAAG GTGGTCACAGTTACTAAGGTTAATGGAGGCAACGCGTTCAATGTCATCCCTGATTCAATCACCATAGGAGGAACTCTTCGAGCCTTTACCGGGTTTACTCAGCTTCAGGAGAGAATCAAAGAGGTGATCTGA
- the ILL2 gene encoding IAA-leucine resistant (ILR)-like 2 (IAA-leucine resistant (ILR)-like 2 (ILL2); FUNCTIONS IN: metallopeptidase activity, IAA-amino acid conjugate hydrolase activity, IAA-Ala conjugate hydrolase activity; INVOLVED IN: proteolysis, auxin metabolic process; LOCATED IN: endomembrane system; CONTAINS InterPro DOMAIN/s: Peptidase M20 (InterPro:IPR002933), Peptidase M20D, amidohydrolase (InterPro:IPR010168), Peptidase M20D, mername-AA028/carboxypeptidase Ss1 (InterPro:IPR017439), Peptidase M20, dimerisation (InterPro:IPR011650); BEST Arabidopsis thaliana protein match is: IAA-leucine resistant (ILR)-like 1 (TAIR:AT5G56650.1); Has 12923 Blast hits to 12915 proteins in 1981 species: Archae - 133; Bacteria - 9506; Metazoa - 56; Fungi - 252; Plants - 310; Viruses - 0; Other Eukaryotes - 2666 (source: NCBI BLink).) produces the protein MALNKLLSLTFQLLLFLLSVSSESPWIAEDTSQIQTKLLEFAKSPEVFDWMVKIRRKIHENPELGYEELETSKLIRSELELIGIKYRYPVAITGVIGYIGTGEPPFVALRADMDALPIQEGVEWEHKSKIAGKMHACGHDGHVTMLLGAAKILHEHRHHLQGTVVLIFQPAEEGLSGAKKMREEGALKNVEAIFGIHLSARIPFGKAASRAGSFLAGAGVFEAVITGKGGHAAIPQHTIDPVVAASSIVLSLQQLVSRETDPLDSKVVTVSKVNGGNAFNVIPDSITIGGTLRAFTGFTQLQQRVKEVITKQAAVHRCNASVNLTPNGREPMPPTVNNKDLYKQFKKVVRDLLGQEAFVEAAPVMGSEDFSYFAETIPGHFSLLGMQDETNGYASSHSPLYRINEDVLPYGAAIHASMAVQYLKEKASKGSVSGFHEEL, from the exons ATGGCTCTAAACAAGCTCCTCAGTTTGACTTTCCAACTACTCCTTTTTCTACTTAGTGTTTCATCGGAATCTCCATGGATCGCCGAAGATACGTCTCAAATCCAGACGAAGCTCCTCGAATTCGCGAAGAGTCCGGAGGTCTTCGATTGGATGGTGAAAATCAGAAGGAAAATCCACGAGAATCCGGAGCTTGGTTACGAAGAACTCGAGACCAGTAAACTCATTAGGTCGGAGCTGGAACTTATCGGAATCAAGTATAGGTATCCTGTAGCTATCACCGGTGTTATCGGATATATCGGCACCGGAGAACCGCCATTCGTCGCCCTGAGAGCTGATATGGATGCTTTGCCTATTCAG GAAGGTGTTGAGTGGGAGCACAAGAGCAAAATCGCTGGTAAAATGCATGCTTGCGGACATGATGGTCATGTTACTATGCTTCTTGGGGCTGCAAAGATACTTCATGAACATCGCCACCATTTGCAG ggAACTGTGGTGCTTATCTTTCAACCAGCTGAGGAAGGTTTGAGTGGagcaaagaagatgagagaagaaggagcGTTGAAGAACGTCGAAGCTATTTTCGGGATACATCTTTCTGCCCGGATTCCCTTTGGGAAAGCCGCTTCACGTGCAGGTTCATTTTTGGCTGGAGCTGGAGTCTTCGAGGCTGTAATCACTGGGAAAGGAGGTCATGCTGCCATCCCTCAGCATACTATAGATCCTGTTGTTGCAGCCTCAAGCATCGTCCTCAGTCTTCAACAATTGGTTTCACGTGAAACTGACCCTTTGGATTCAAAG GTGGTCACAGTTTCTAAGGTTAATGGAGGCAATGCTTTTAATGTCATCCCTGATTCAATCACCATAGGAGGAACTCTTCGAGCCTTTACCGGATTTACTCAGCTTCAACAGAGAGTCAAAGAG GTGATTACCAAGCAAGCAGCCGTTCACCGATGCAATGCGTCCGTTAATCTAACACCAAACGGTAGAGAACCAATGCCACCAACAGTGAACAACAAGGACTTGTACAAGCAATTCAAGAAGGTGGTTAGAGATTTGTTGGGTCAAGAAGCTTTTGTGGAAGCAGCACCTGTAATGGGATCCGAAGACTTCTCATACTTTGCAGAAACAATCCCGGGCCATTTCTCTCTACTGGGAATGCAAGATGAGACCAACGGGTATGCATCGTCTCATTCACCACTCTATAGAATCAACGAGGATGTGCTTCCGTACGGTGCTGCAATCCATGCATCGATGGCAGTACAGTACCTCAAAGAGAAGGCTTCTAAAGGTTCTGTCTCAGGCTTTCATGAAGAACTCTAA
- a CDS encoding Ribosomal protein S30 family protein (Ribosomal protein S30 family protein; FUNCTIONS IN: structural constituent of ribosome; INVOLVED IN: translation; LOCATED IN: cytosolic small ribosomal subunit, ribosome; EXPRESSED IN: 23 plant structures; EXPRESSED DURING: 15 growth stages; CONTAINS InterPro DOMAIN/s: Ribosomal protein S30 (InterPro:IPR006846); BEST Arabidopsis thaliana protein match is: Ribosomal protein S30 family protein (TAIR:AT4G29390.1); Has 682 Blast hits to 682 proteins in 246 species: Archae - 2; Bacteria - 0; Metazoa - 304; Fungi - 135; Plants - 106; Viruses - 1; Other Eukaryotes - 134 (source: NCBI BLink).), translating to MGKVHGSLARAGKVRGQTPKVAKQDKKKKPRGRAHKRLQHNRRFVTAVVGFGKKRGPNSSEK from the exons ATGG GAAAGGTTCACGGATCTTTGGCTCGTGCCGGTAAGGTTAGAGGACAAACTCCAAAGGTTGCGAAgcaagataagaaaaagaagcccAGAGGTCGTGCTCACAAGCGTCTGCAGCACAACCGTCGTTTTGTCACCGCAG TTGTTGGTTTCGGAAAGAAGAGAGGACCCAACTCTTCTGAGAAATAG